The genomic stretch TTCAACAGAAAGGCGACCAAAAGCGTAGGGCGCGTTGACCTCAAAAGTTACGGATTTCAGCCCTGCTTCTTCAGCATACGAAGTGTCCAGCACTTTCGTCGGATAGCCATTCTTTTCAGCCCACCGCAAGTACATGCGCAAAAGCATCTCTGCAAAATCTGCCGCGTCCACACCACCCGCGCCTGAACGAATCGTTACAACAGCCTCACGCTGATCGTACTCGCCAGAGAGCAGCACCAAGACTTCAAGTTCATCCAGCTTCTTCCTCAGTTCTTTACACTCGGCTTCAGCCTCCGCCAATAGGTCCTCTGCGGATGATTCATCTTCGGTCTGTGCCAACTCGACCATGACCTCAACATCATCAATACGAGACGCTAAGTTCGTTAGACGATTCAGTTCAGCTTGCTTATGGGAAAGCGCGCTTGTTACCCGTTGAGCGTGCTCAGGATCATCCCAAAGCTCAGGTGCTGAAGCTTGCTGAGATAGGTCTTCAAGAGCGCACTTGATACCCTCAAGGTCACTCACCGCAACAATTGAGGCGTATATGGAACGCAGATCCTTAATCTCAGCCGAAAAGTCGAAAGATGCCATAGCATTTAAGACTAGCGTGAATCAGGCGGAAAGTCCCGCCGAATTACTTTACAACGCTACAGACGCATTTACTTTTCGTCCTTCTGTTTCTGGTGGATGCGGGCGCGAGCCTGAGCCTTCACCTCAAAACCATCAGGAACCACGGCCGAAACGATCGGAGGATGAATCCTAGCACGTAACGTGACATGAACAGTACGGTCATCGCTAATCTGCACCGAGTCTACCTGCAAGTTCACGAATTCGTGAGAAGCTCCACTCTCCTCCAGATATTTGGCAGCAAGCTGCCTAGCTCGAGCGTTGTCTGCAGATTTATCGGAATATTCCGAGAATCCATGCTCTATAGTTCGTGCAATGGAAATGGCTTGCGCATCCGCAAGGTCTTCGAGTCTGTGGGTTTGTACGTGAGCACCCGTGACCGCTAAAGTCACTGATGCTATCAACAGTATCAGAGCGCACATACCAACGATGAGCGGACTAATGCTCCCCTCATCATTATCACCGTCACGACTTCGAACGGCATGAATGTACGAAACTACCATCTAATTTCCCTTACGGAGTTTCCCGGGAAGCGGATGAAGCAGCAGATCCTATCTCAGTCTGTCCCCAGGTCACTGATTGTGAGGATACCGGGATAACGCTTGCTCCTAGCCCCTGCGGAATTAGGGGAAGGTGTGCATTTACCTGAACCTGGACTCTAATACTCTCCCGCGCGCTACACGATCCTGAACAGCTCAAAGATACCGAGATATCAGATTCTGCAACCCCAAAATCGCGTGCCACAAGCGCGCTCAAACGTTGAGCCTGTTCCTGCGACATCGAAGTCTCAGGCGGCAGCTCCTGAATATATTGAGCTACCTGCGCGCTAGCGGCGTGCGCCCCCAAGATCGAAGCCTGCACTGAAAAAATCGTCAAGACCCCATACATGATAGGGAGCAGCAACGTAACACCGAGCCCGAGAAATTCAACAATTGCACTCCCGCGCTCATGTTCATGATCGGTATTCTCTGAATCCTCTGTACGAGCCCGCAAACGCAGTGCCAAATTTCTAAGACTGAATATACGCAGCATGACCACTCACCGAAATAGAACCTGGGAACCCCCACGGTCCCAGTACGGGCAAAGGAGCGGTAATGTGAACCTCAAGAATACGAATTCCAGACGGATCGACATATACCGATGTATGTACATCTTGCGCATAACTCTCAGGTAAGTTCCCCCGAATAATCTGCTCTGCTCGTTCCCGACCTTCCTCAGGGGTGCGGTCGTACAATGTTCCGTAGCGAGCGCCCGCGCTTGCCGCATCCAACAGAATATTGCGCGTGTAAAATGCATAGGAAACCTGCAAAATTGCGACGGTCAGCAGTACTAAGAGAGCAGAAACCATGACGAACTCAGTGCTAGCATCCCCTCGTTCTGACGGCGGTGCTGCAAGCTCTTGTTTTTGATGTCGGCTCATACGACTAGGGACGAATAAGCGCGATAGCGTCGTTAAACATCTTGATCAGAGCCGGTTGGGCAATAGCTAAAATCGCGGCGACAAGGATCGCGCTCATCATGGTAATCATGACCCATCCGGGTACATCTCCGCGTTCTGGGTCGTC from Rothia dentocariosa ATCC 17931 encodes the following:
- the prfB gene encoding peptide chain release factor 2, which gives rise to MASFDFSAEIKDLRSIYASIVAVSDLEGIKCALEDLSQQASAPELWDDPEHAQRVTSALSHKQAELNRLTNLASRIDDVEVMVELAQTEDESSAEDLLAEAEAECKELRKKLDELEVLVLLSGEYDQREAVVTIRSGAGGVDAADFAEMLLRMYLRWAEKNGYPTKVLDTSYAEEAGLKSVTFEVNAPYAFGRLSVEAGTHRLVRISPFDNQGRRQTSFAAVEVIPLIEQTDALEIPESEIKVDVFRSSGPGGQSVNTTDSAVRMTHIPTGIVVSMQNEKSQIQNRAAALRVLQSRLLMLRQEQEDAKKKELAGDIKASWGDQMRSYVLHPYQMVKDLRTGYEEGNTSSVLDGGLNRFIEEGIRWRASGRRVNEG
- a CDS encoding pilus assembly protein TadG-related protein; this encodes MVVSYIHAVRSRDGDNDEGSISPLIVGMCALILLIASVTLAVTGAHVQTHRLEDLADAQAISIARTIEHGFSEYSDKSADNARARQLAAKYLEESGASHEFVNLQVDSVQISDDRTVHVTLRARIHPPIVSAVVPDGFEVKAQARARIHQKQKDEK
- a CDS encoding TadE family protein, translated to MSRHQKQELAAPPSERGDASTEFVMVSALLVLLTVAILQVSYAFYTRNILLDAASAGARYGTLYDRTPEEGRERAEQIIRGNLPESYAQDVHTSVYVDPSGIRILEVHITAPLPVLGPWGFPGSISVSGHAAYIQS